Part of the Drosophila kikkawai strain 14028-0561.14 chromosome 3L, DkikHiC1v2, whole genome shotgun sequence genome is shown below.
cagtgctcatcagcagcaggaagGCCGTAGAGAAAGTGAACTTCCGTGTCGGGTCGACTACCATCGAGTCCTGCCCAGCGGTCAAGTACCTAGGCGTCCAGATCGACCACAGGCTAAACTACAAgagccacctggagtacgtaGCGGCCAAGGCTTCCAAGGCCACTGGCGCCATCTCaaaggatgatggccaacacacaAGGCCCAAAGCAGCTCAGTCGAAGGCTAATAGCAACCGTGGTGACGTCTACCATCCTATATGCCGCGCCGATATGGGCGGAAGCTATGTCGACCGCGAGCTACAGTCGACAATGCAAGATGGTATATAGACGCTGCGCACTGCGCAtctccagctgcttctgcacaGTATCGGAAGAGGCTGCATTGGTTGTGGGTGGAACAATCCCAATCGACCTACTGGCAGCGGAGCGCAAGACTGGCAACTCGGGTAGTGGAACCCAGCGGAGCAGAACCATCTCCCTATGGCAAACGAGGTGGGATAGTGCGAGCACTGGACGGTGGACGTACCGACTCATCCCCGAACTGGAACCATGGCTATATAGAAGACACGGGCAGATGGATTTCTACACGACGCAACTGATTACAGGCCATGGATGCTTCAAGGCATACCTCCATAGATTCAAACACGAGGCTGATCCCTTCTGCGATTACTGCGGCAGCGGAGTCGTTGAGGACGCAGAGCATGCATTCTTCTCATGCTCACTATTCAGCGCAGATAGAGCTGCCCTGGAAGCAGCAACGAGTTGTCGTCTCACACCGGAAAACATAATCGGGTGTATGCTGGAGACGCCGTCCAATTGGGAGGCGGTTACGAACATGGCAGCAACCGTATTGAGAGAGCTGAGGCGCCGGGAGAAGATCCGACGCATGGACGGCGAACGATGAGCGGCACCTGACCGCCTGCCGCCCCGCGAAGtatagctttgcggcagtcccgcgggagTGGACCTTTacttttcctttctttctcCTACTTTTCCTGTTTGTACATATCTATATCATGTAACGCCCCAAATCTGGGGCGCACCATTTCATCCTCATCGCCCACTGCGAGCcgtatcatcatcatcgccaacTGCGTGCCGAGAGAGAGCTCGGAGTCACCCTCACTTTCTTATTATTGTTACTAGGCTAAGTTCATTATTACTAGGCTAAGTtcattattattcttattaatATTAGATTAAGTTCATCTTTTCCCCCCTTGTAAATAGTAATAACTTCTCattataaacttataaaaactGAACTAAgcgataaataattaattattagtagtGGAGAAGCAAACCCCAGAAACGAACTAGGTGGCAACCCCTGAACATTACGTTAGTCAAGACGCGACCCACGCAGAGACCCCCTGAAGTTACTATCGCACTACCTGTGATCGATCGGCCACTCGATAAGCGACCCGGCCGATCGATAAGCGCGACGCGTCGCTGAAGTGCGAGCACTAAGTTTTTCACTGATTCTCTTCCGTTTCGAGAACTCGCCGAGACCAGACGTGTGCTCGACCGCCGCATCCTTGTCACCGCGCACGTGCCCATACAAAACGAGAAGAGACCTCGACCCGAAAGCCCATCCGTGTTCCGTCGCAACGGAACCCCGCCAGATCGCTTACCGCGACACGCGCCTGATCGCCGAACGTCGGCACCGCGAGTGTTTTTGCCACGCGTGTTCTCCCCTCCTCCGCGCGCCAGATCGCGACAACCGCGCCGCCAGGAGTCACGTAAGCACTTTTCCCCCCTCTTCCCCGATTTGTAAGGGCAGCAGCAAGCCCGACAGCCAACAGAATTCGCATAATAAACCAACCAAAAGCCCAAAGTGAAACCTCGTTGTTATTCTTTCGTAGTTTGTGGTATCCTTGCTCCCCACCCTTTTCCTCCACCTCGACCGAGACCGACGCTTGTGTCTGGTTTCCCACTCACAGGACGAAGCTTCGGCCGAGAGTTCCCCTCTTCCCCTCCCCCTTGCATGCTCCACCTAAAGTAGATCTTGTAGACTCCGagcccatccggagtagtagattatacgtagactccgagtccatccggagtagtagactTTTGTAGACTCCGagcccatccggagtagtagactTTACGTagcctccgagtccatccggagtagtagactTTTGTAGACTCCGagcccatccggagtagtagactTTACGTagcctccgagtccatccggagtagtggtgtttccgtagactccgagtccatccggagtagtagccCCGCTTTCCCCCCTCAGCCCCGATTCCGCTACCGTGAACCGCTGCGGCGACCCACATACATCCtcggcctacaacgccacctGTTGGTGCGAGTCCCCCTCACGACCAACACGCGTTTtcggcctacaacgccacctAGCGGCGTGAGTTGTGAACTCACGATCGGCGTGACACCCGTCAGAGGGCGCTAACCACCGAGTTTCGGACGATCACCGTTCCCACCCCACCCGAATCTCACCTCTACGGTGGGATCGGCCTTGACCGGCAGCCGGCGCTACCCGCGTTAACCCGCCAGGGggcgacaacaacaatttcTCCGATTTCTGCCAGCCTCATTTGAAGTCTCATCCGTTCGCCCGACAGGTGGTGTTGGAGACCCACCTTTTCACCCGCGGCTATACGGATGAGGCAGTACAGTGGCTCTTGGTGTTAAACCACGTGGTCCTAACCCCGGATACGCAGCCTGCAACCTCTTTCTCTCGTTTTCTACTTATGGTGCGCCTCGTTCCTCGGTATTCTGCCACCCCCATACTATTCCTACTACAGGTCCCATCCCtctatatacattttcttgtATAGGTTCCTTGGCCCCGACTGAGATTTTATCCCGGCCAGAGAACTACGTgacaatcaataaaaaaataaaataaaaaaaaatacgtatGCACGTATGATCGGCAAGCTAGAGGAGGGagataactttatttatcccttttttttcttgtttcgtTATTGTGCAGTggataaaaaaatgtacatatatttattgtggaCGGGATGTGTTTTTCTCTGTTTTAAATGCCGCCGATTTGTGCCCCTTGTTTAGCTTGAACACATGGATTTTCCAAATGTAGACCACAAATGCACATTTGACCTTGAAACTTATTAATAGACATGGCATAAGATAAACGAATTGGAAACTGTAGTCTTTTGAAGGGTGTGGTAGAATCGGACGGTATCATTGGAATACGTGTCATTGGAATACGTCCCAGTTAAAATGGGTAAATTGGTAAATGGTAAATGGGTAAATGGGTAAATTCCGGTAATTTTTTGGCGACCAAACGTGTACCGTTTCATAATTGAGGTggattattattatcaaagaTTATGTGGTAGCATTCCAGGTATATCtagtgaatttaaaaattctgatGGAAAATTTACACTTTCATTTTCATCAACAACAGTACCGGttgattgaaaaaaaaatcagattgCCTGGTAACCACTGTTGTATCTGGAAGTTAATTTCGTCAGCATTAACGTTTTCGACTGCCGAAATCGCCCGATGACTAAGCCATTTATTATTCAAGTAATTATTCTGTATGTCCGAAAAAATACTCTGAATCAATTCATTTTTATCCTATCCTAAAGAACAGTGCAAAAATTGTCAGGCAGCTTAATGCATTGCGTTGAATtccccataaaataaatttgaagaatTTCGAAATATCATTAGGCATTGGCATCAATGACCCTATTTTATGGTACGCCTGGCCACGTTTCATACCAAGTCACACGGGAACATTGTTGAACGGGATAAATAGagggaaataattaaattaatattcgctttaaaaataatccaagAACAAGAGTGCGTCAGTGACGATccggacgacgaggacgagccgCCGGCCGCCTACGTCGAGGACATCACTGATGACGAGGACGAGCCGCCGGCCGCCTACGTCGAGGACGTCACTGATGACGAGGACGATCCCCGGCCTACATACTCCGAGAGCTCGGATGACCAGCAGGAAGACGAGGAAGATGACAGCGTCCCACCCGAGGGAGCGCAGCACATTCTACACACCGGAGAAGACAGGTTTTGGTACCAGCGAGGGTCGTGGGCGTACTTGATCCATACCACGTACGAGACCATGCAGGTCGAAGTCCCGTGGCGGCCTTCAGAGAGCCCGTATGTAACCTTCCCAGAGTCCCCGGAACATCTCTGCATACTTGGCGTCGACGACAGGGCCGTACCCTCGTTCGCCAACTCAGGCAACGACGGCGAAATACCAGGGAACCCGGGCCCGACGACTTCGAAGCCTGCGACATCGATGCGAGACGACGCCCTACCGCAGGACATCGTAATGCGGGACGCTAAGCCCAGCGCCGTGGACCCCCCCAATCGTCCACACCACCCCACGGGCAAGGCGATGGAATGGGAGTCGGAGCCTAGCGACGACGAAGAGGACACGGGCCAGCGATTCCGCCGCCGGGATCCGGTCCTGACTCCGGTCCCCTGCCAGCCGTTGCCCCTACATGCACCACCCGCAGCCATGCTCACCCGATCGCCAGAGGCTACCACCTCGCGCGCCGTCCGTGCACCACCCGCAGCCGTGGCCAACCGATCGCCCGAGGATGCCACCCCGAGCGCCGTCCTCGAACCCACCGCAGCCACCACACCCCCTGCGATGACCCCGAGGTCCAGCCCCCTCAGTGCCGCCCTAGGCATGTCACCCGGGACCATCGGGCAACTGTTGGACCAGATCCCAGCTGGGGTCGAAGAATTGATTTGGGCTGCTCCAGAACGCTGGAACCCCGACGGCCTCGTCAGCCCGCCACAGGACGCCACTGACGGACGAGAGAGGAGTCCCGTGCACGCCAGCCAGGACCCGCCGGAAAGCGAGCGATATCCGCTTCCGGACGGATGGGAGCACAACTTACCAGACCACCGTGTGCCTGCCGTGGTGTGGCGGACCATCTCCGCCAGACTCGCCGCCGCCCAGTACGCCCGCCAACGACTACGAGTAAGGACTGAGGATGGGTCGTACCAGATCACCCTCCGGCCCAGCGGACGGGGAACAGTCTCTTTTGTTCCCCGAAGTAGGGAGGGGATGTAACGCCCCAAATCTGGGGCGCACCATTTCATCCTCATCGCCCACTGCGAGCcgtatcatcatcatcgccaacTGCGTGCCGAGAGAGAGCTCGGAGTCACCCTCACTTTCTTATTATTGTTACTAGGCTAAGTTCATTATTACTAGctctctctctagctcgctttgaagcgttcttagggagacagGAACGctttctgctctttcactctccagtccgacgccttcctttgcaaattCGTCCGCGTCCATGTCCATGTACAATATAAATTGCACCACTATGAGGAAGAAGAGGAAGCGAACATAAGGGAAATTgagttaaaattttaatttttaatgattaagggggtcttctcattgggcaacctttttttcgattttttttgcatttatttatagcttgggatggtgtgtatatgtccccaaaaggatttttagaaattcgaaatactttaggagatacagccttttttgtgaagcaagatctatgcaaaatgagcttttttcaaacttcaaacgcgtttatctcgaaaccacgtttttcgaactggcggccatgatatctccagttcaactgaaccgattttcatgaaacaaagtggaatcgacgcagaattgtcaccattttcggctgacggaacagatttaaaaaaaattttttttttcttttttattttacactaaactacaaaaaaaacgcccgaaatcgaattttttttttttgaatggccgccattttgttttaaaaattaaaaaaaaaaatctgttccgtcagccgaaaatgacatctattctgattataaccccgtttttctttttcatttcggacgctctggagaccctgaatcgtggccgccaggacgacacctttttttcgaccaccaagtttgaagtctcattactctttgaacaaccctcgtatcgaggcaagaacaacttttttagttactttgaacatttttgaatacaataaataaaaaaagttttcaattattctttgagttttcaaataagaatttttttaaaaagggtccaaaaaacggcttttgaatgagaagacccccttaagtatctttaaataaatgtttttagaTTTCGTAATGGCCGTATGACAttttaatgcagttttcaataattagctacttcattagaaccttgaaagagaccactatatgtgtaattttgcttgaattattttggtaacacgactacggtcacaccaaCCGTGAACGGTAACCAAAAAAAACCGcagccattcgcggcgtattgcTATCAATTTCTGAATTTCTCATCGAAGTATTCttccataaataaatgcagaatcatttaagtttatgtttttaacctataataccttcaatttttttaattatcaccaaaaaaaatattttaaatatttaaatattttgccaccgcaaaacatattattttttcaattacaattttcttcattaaacccgtattttgttatcgagtatctagtatattttatgtagatctatcgattatcgcggcaatgaagtagctattgcattattctaatgcattagatcGCCATATAGTCggcttgctcgcacttgtgtaaaatgctatagcgctgtcaactctttaatgaagtctctaattaatgcgcctGGACCACCTGGATTTCAGCCCTCGGCtggaagatattttttttttctctcatcAACAGCATTGTGAGTGCGATTGTCCTTCTCGCCACCTCGCTACCTTTTGATGGTTTGGGCGCCATTATGTTACGACCTGATGATATGACCGATGGGGGAAGGCCGGCTAGCCAGTCTCCTCTCAGGGGGGATTTCTCCCCATTCGCCCGCAGGTCACACCATAAATTCCAGCTGATCTGGAATccgcaaaataataaaaaaaaaacaacaagggCCGACAAGAAAGGTAAACAAACTGCATTACTCTACAACAATTACTGCCGGCTTACTTCATCTCTCTCTTCTCCTCTCTCGGAGTGTAGGCTTGGGCTTGGCTGGAATCGCCCTGGACGCCCCTCCCTTCCAGAGATCCGGACTCTCATCTTCTGCGGATCTCCCCTTGGTAGGCGGACTTCGCCGGCCTACTCCTGACTACGGTCTAGTCATCCTTTTCCTCGGAGCGCATCCCAGACGATATTTGTTTCGCCTGCGGCTATCGATTACCGCCCGAATGCAACAGCTTGATAGATAATTAGCTTGGGCAATTCCCTTAGAGTTATTGAAAATGTAAAGTATGCTTTTGGGCCGCTTCAGCGACAAGCgcaaatattacaatttttgcgGATTCTTTGTAAAGCGAATATACTGTTTAGTAGAGCTGGGTAAAAATCGATTCTCAGCGAAtcgattttttagaaattagaatcaattaaatcgattaaatcgaaaacaaaacttttttattttttacttcaaataaattcagagaaaaaccaaaacttaaatttatttacataatcattcataaaacaataagccaaaaatgtgttcataataaataaaattaatttttctggCCACAACCAGTGAATAATTGattatgcccatatgatacactaatgcagttttcattaattagctacttcattagaaccttgaaagagaccactatatgtgtaattttgtgtaatttggcttggattttgctgggattattttggtatttggtgaccgtagtcgtactacggtcacaccgaccgtaaaaggtaaacaaaaaaaacggccgccattcgcggcgtattactatgaatttctgaattcctcgtcgaagtattcttgcataaataaatgcagaatcctttaaatttatgttttttaattattaccaaaaaaaaattttaattaattttacaccgcaggaaccttgccaccgcaaaacatagtatttttccaaatttccaatattttttcagttcaaaaaaccagcgaaattatataaaaataaaattctcattgtgagaccatactgtcaatgagctggctaatacatttttcaattaccattttcttcattaaacccgtattttgttattgaGTATCTAGTATTTggatgtagatctatcgattatcgcggcaatgaagtagctaatgcattagagcgccatatagtcgtcttgctcgcacttgtgtaaaacgctatagctctgtcaaatctttaataaagtctctaattaatgcgccagTGTCATGCACGTCAAGGAGAATCCGCCGCAGACCTGGGACGACCTTAAGGAGAACCTGGTGGCCAGATTCCGTGGCATAGGCGGCGAGTTCGAGCGGCGGCGGGCGCTACAGGACCGACGGCAACAGCAGGGCGAATCGGTGGAAGAGTACTTCCGTGCGATGCGGCGGCTGGGTAACCGACTGATGGCACCCATACCGGAGTCAGAGATGATCCGAATCGTCAAAAAGGGACTTACCGCAGAGATTGCGAGATTTGTGTAAGCCCTGAGGGTATACAGCGTGGAGCATCTGCGTGAGGAATGCCTGGAGGTGGAAGAGGCCTTCATGAAGCGGGAGGTCAGACCCACCTATTGCGGGCCGTCCAAGTTCCAGCCAAGCGGACGCCAGGTTGAAGAGGTGGCGGTTGACGGACCCGAGGTTGAGGCGGGAATTGAGGATCCGATCGTCGAGGAGTTTGCCAGGCCGAGATTGACCTGCTGGAACTGCGGCCAGACCGACCACGGTTTCCGCGATTGCCCGTCGCCAGAGCGGAAGATTTTCTGCTACCGATGCGGGAAACCGGAGGTAGTCACCCCGAACTGCCCGGTATGCGCGGGAAACGCGAGGGCGAGCGCAGGGACCCGCGAGTCTTTGCAGAGGTCCTCATCCAGGGCAAGCGAGTGACCGGTTTGCTGGACACAGGCGCGTCCGTCAACGTCCTCGGGAGAGGCAGCCGGGAGTTGCTGGAGGAGATTGGCGTGAGGATGGAGAAGAACGTGTACATAGTGAAGACCGCTGCGGGAGAAGATAGGTCGATTATTGGAAGAGTACATGTGCCGGTACAGTTTAAGGGAGTGGAGAAGGTGCTCACCTTCTACGTGTACCCGTATTTGGAGCAGGCCATGTACCTCGGGATCGATTTTTGGAGGCGATTCGCATTGGCACCGGCCATTCTCGGAGAGATGCCAGCACAAAATCCAGAGGCAAACGTTTCGGAGCTCTGGGACGCAATGAATCCGTGGCTCGACGGGAAAGCCATCAAGGAGTCGGTGATAGAGGAATGGGACCTGCAACAGGAAGAAAAGAATCGGTTAGAGGCGGTGAAGAAGGAGTTTCTAGCGTTTGAGGACGTAGGATTGGGGAGGACATCGGTGGAGAAGCACCGAATCCAACTCATAGAAGGCGCAGAACCCTTCAAGGACCGGCATTACCCTCTGTCGCCAGCGATGCAGGAGATTGTATGGGCTGAGGTCGATAAGATGTTGGAACTAGGTGTGATCGAGGTCAGCGAAAGTCCGTGGAGTAACCGCACGACGGTGGTGCGAAAGCCGGACCGGTTCTGTCTGGACGCGCGGAAGCTGAACCAGTTGACCGTGAAGGACGCGTACCCGCTGCCCAGCATCGAGGGAATCCTATCCAGAATAGAGCAGACTCACTTCATCTCGAGTGTCGACCTGAAATTCGCCTTCTGGCAGGTGGAGCTGGACCCAGAGAGCCGCCCGTACACGGCATTTACGGTAGCGGGAAGGCCACTGTACCAGTTCGCGATGATGCCGTTCGGACTGTGCAACACGGCGCAGCGGCTTTGCCGGCTCATGGATCAGGTGATTCCCGCGCAGCTGAGGTCAAACGTGTTCGTCTACCTAGACGATCTGCTGATCATCACCCCGGACTTCGACACGCACATGAAGTACCTCAGTTTGGTGGCGGAATGTCTGAGGAATGCAAATTTGACGATAGGGTTAAAAAAGTCAAAGTTTTGCTTCAAGACACTGAAGTACCTGGGGTTCATCATCGGCGGAGGGACACTCCGAATGGATCCGGAAAGAATCGTCGCGATACAAAAGATTCCCGAGCCGAAATCGGTAAAAGAACTGCGGAGCTTTTTGGGCACAGCGGGGTGGTACCGGCGGTTCATCAAGGATTTCGCAGCCATGGCGACACCGCTCACGGACGTCCTAAAGAAAGGAAGAACCACGCGGTTAGTGCTGGGCGAAGAGGCCAAGAGCGCGATACAGGCGCTGAAGAACGCACTCACCTCGGCCCCGGTTCTGGTCCACGCTGATTTTAAACGACCGTTTTATGTCCAGTGCGACGCGTCGCATCTTGGGGTGGGAGCAGTCCTGTTCCAATATGACGAGGACAAGAACGAGCGTCCGATAGCCTTCTTCTCTGCAAAGCTGAACAAACACCAGATAAATTATTCGGTGACAGAGAAGGAGTGCTTGGCAGCAGTACTTGCC
Proteins encoded:
- the LOC121502714 gene encoding uncharacterized protein — protein: MYVRSLNRAVALPSTGKVRGTRGLSLRYGTFFRLLILSGFCNISRCCGDRESGWWFQLRQSTRLHLQVPFLYHRLLDGFPVEPRIHCVPELRNVCLWILCWHLSENGRCQCESPPKIDPEVHGLLQIRVHVEAVFTMYTFFSILTPISSSNSRLPLPRTLTDAPVSSKPVTRLPWMRTSAKTRGSLRSPSRFPRIPGSSG
- the LOC138928570 gene encoding nascent polypeptide-associated complex subunit alpha, muscle-specific form-like; this translates as MQVEVPWRPSESPAVPSFANSGNDGEIPGNPGPTTSKPATSMRDDALPQDIVMRDAKPSAVDPPNRPHHPTGKAMEWESEPSDDEEDTGQRFRRRDPVLTPVPCQPLPLHAPPAAMLTRSPEATTSRAVRAPPAAVANRSPEDATPSAVLEPTAATTPPAMTPRSSPLSAALGMSPGTIGQLLDQIPAGVEELIWAAPERWNPDGLVSPPQDATDGRERSPVHASQDPPESERYPLPDGWEHNLPDHRVPAVVWRTISARLAAAQYARQRLRVRTEDGSYQITLRPSGRGTVSFVPRSREGM